In a genomic window of Caloenas nicobarica isolate bCalNic1 chromosome 29, bCalNic1.hap1, whole genome shotgun sequence:
- the LOC135999664 gene encoding olfactory receptor 14A16-like: MSNSSSITQFLLLPFADTRELQLLHFWLFLGIYLAALLGNGLIITTIACDQHLHAPMYFFLLNLSLLDLGSISTTLPKSMANSLWDTRAISFLGCAAQVFMFLFFISAEYSLLTIMSYDRYVAICKPLHYGTLLGSRACVHMAAAAWATGFLNALLHTANTFSLPLCKGNAVGQFFCEIPQILKLSCSHSYLREVRLFVISVLVEFGCFVFIVVSYVQIFRAVLRIPSEQGRHKAFSMCLPHLAVVSLFVSTAMFAYLKPPSISSPSMDLVMAVLYSVVPPAVNPLIYSMRNQELKDALWKLMSGFLLKV, from the coding sequence atgtccaacagcagctccatcacccagttcctcctcctgccattcgcagacacacgggagctgcagctcttacacttctggctcttcctgggcatctacctggctgccctcctgggcaacggcctcatcatcaccaccatagcctgtgaccagcacctccacgcccccatgtacttcttcctcctcaacctctccctccttgacctggggtccatctccaccactctccccaaatccatggccaactccctGTGGGACACCAGAgccatctcctttttgggatgtgctgcacaagtctttatgtttctctttttcatttcagcagagtattctctgctcaccatcatgtcctatgaccgctacgttgccatctgcaaaccgctgcactatgggaccctcttgggcagcagagcttgtgtccacatggcagcagctgcctgggccactgggtttctcaatgctctgctgcacacggccaatacattttcactgccactgtgcaagggcaatgctgtgggtcagttcttctgtgaaatcccccagatcctcaagctctcctgctcacactcctacctcagaGAAGTCAGGCTTTTTGTCATTAGTGTATTAGTAgaatttgggtgttttgttttcattgtggtgtcctatgtgcagatcttcagggctgtgctgaggattccttctgagcagggacggcacaaagccttttccatgtgcctccctcacctggccgtggtctccctgtttgtcagcactgccatgtttgcctacctgaagcccccctccatctcttccccatccatGGACCTGGTGATGGccgttctgtactcagtggtgcctccagcagtgaaccccctcatctacagcatgaggaaccaggagctcaaggatgccctgtggaaattGATGagtggatttcttctgaaggtATAA